In one Motacilla alba alba isolate MOTALB_02 chromosome 7, Motacilla_alba_V1.0_pri, whole genome shotgun sequence genomic region, the following are encoded:
- the INHA gene encoding inhibin alpha chain: MPPCPGGSAVGRRAGRAGRSPRQSPPSRHRAVCPTVMLLLLHLLPAMLPTAALASCTAAAADRQLILAKVRARVLEHLSPPLLQEEPQMEARRVHRRDVLENTEVEPEELEDTSQVILFPATDVPCEPTQPDKLLEEEGIFTYLFQPSAHTLSRVVTSAQLWFYTGPSAAPNHSTPDVLTLSPQGRVPVPAMVEQTPEHWTVFHLAPVLLPQLWQPLFVLLVRCPGCPCLAERDKIPFLVATTRAKGSERARRSAMPWSPAALSLLQRPSEELAAHTNCRRASLNISFEELGWDKWIVHPSSFVFHYCHGSCAAGHGLSHRLGVQLCCAALPGTMRSLRVRTTSDGGYSFKYETVPNILAQDCTCV; this comes from the exons ATGCCACCCTGCCCCGGGGGGAGCGCAGTGGGCAGACGGGCTGGGCGGGCAGGCAGAAGCCCGCGGCAGAGCCCCCCGAGCCGCCACCGTGCCGTGTGCCCCACGgtcatgctgctgctcctgcacctgcTGCCTGCCATGCTGCCCACCGCCGCCCTGGCCAGCTGCACCGCGGCGGCTGCCGACCGGCAGCTCATCCTGGCCAAGGTGCGGGCTCGGGTGCTGGAACACCTGAGTCCCCCCCTTCTCCAGGAGGAGCCACAGATGGAAGCAAGGAGGGTACACCGGAGAGATGTTCTTGAAAACACCGAAGTGGagccagaagagctggaggacACCTCCCAAGTGATCTTATTCCCTGCCACAG ATGTTCCCTGTGAGCCCACACAACCAGACAAGTTGCTGGAGGAAGAAGGGATTTTCACCTACCTCTTCCAGCCCTCGGCACACACCCTGAGCCGTGTGGTGACttctgcccagctctggttttACACGGGCCCCTCGGCTGCCCCCAACCACTCCACCCCAGATGTGCTGACCCTGTCACCTCAGGGCCGGGTGCCGGTGCCGGCCATGGTGGAGCAGACACCCGAGCACTGGACCGTGTTTCACTTGGCCCCGGTGcttctgccccagctctggcagccgCTCTTTGTGCTCCTGGTgcgctgccctggctgcccctgcctggctgagAGGGACAAGATACCTTTCCTGGTGGCCACCACCCGGGCCAAGGGCAGTGAGAGGGCTCGTCGCTCTGCCATGCCCTGGTCCCCAGCcgccctgagcctgctgcagcGTCCATCCGAGGAGCTAGCTGCCCACACCAACTGCCGCCGGGCTTCCCTCAACATCTCGTTcgaggagctgggctgggacaagTGGATCGTGCATCCCAGCAGCTTTGTTTTCCACTACTGCCATGGGAGCTGCGCTGCAGGCCACGGGCTGAGCCACAGGCTGGGTGtgcagctttgctgtgctgccctgcccggcACCATGCGCTCCCTGCGCGTCCGCACCACCTCCGACGGTGGGTACTCCTTCAAGTACGAAACGGTGCCCAACATCCTGGCCCAGGACTGCACCTGTGTCTAG
- the LOC119703585 gene encoding gap junction gamma-1 protein-like — translation MSWSFLTRLLEEINNHSTFVGKIWLTVLIVFRIVLTAVGGESIYYDEQSKFVCNTQQPGCENVCYDAFAPLSHVRFWIFQIIMVATPSVLYLGFAMHRIARMPESSRRRPPSARRARMPVVRRGAGRDYEEAEDDNEEDPMIFEEIEVEKEKSPEGGEKHDGRRRIKQDGLMRAYVLHLLCRSVLEMVFLFGQYLLYRFEVSPSYVCSRSPCPHTVDCFVSRPTEKTIFLLIMYAVSGLCLFLNLCELLHLGVGRIRDALSQADGPPLPTGDSPAPQYPKKAPSAPPTYHSLKKELPQAALTNSKLDYRESLAQGRFALAGAPPVHELDRLREHLRLAQEHLEVAFHLQPPPRPPSPARSSSPEANGMAAEQNRLNLAHEKGTAACDRTTGL, via the exons ATGAGCTGGAGTTTCCTGACGCGGCTCCTGGAGGAGATCAACAACCACTCGACCTTCGTGGGCAAGATCTGGCTGACCGTCCTCATCGTCTTCCGCATCGTGCTGACAGCCGTGGGGGGAGAGTCCATCTACTACGACGAGCAGAGCAAGTTTGTGTGCAACACGCAGCAGCCGGGCTGTGAGAACGTCTGCTACGACGCCTTTGCACCCCTGTCCCACGTCCGCTTCTGGATCTTCCAGATCATCATGGTGGCGACGCCGTCGGTGCTGTACCTGGGCTTTGCCATGCACCGCATCGCTCGCATGCCCGAGTCCTCGCGGCGCCGGCCACCGTCAGCCCGGCGGGCGCGCATGCCCGTGGTGCGCCGGGGAGCCGGGCGAGACTACGAGGAGGCAGAAGATGACAATGAAGAAGACCCCATGATCTTTGAGGAGATCGaggtggagaaggagaagagccCAGAGGGTGGAGAGAAGCATGACGGCCGGCGCCGTATCAAGCAGGACGGGCTGATGCGTGCCTATGTCCTACACTTGCTGTGCCGCTCCGTGCTGGAGATGGTGTTCCTCTTCGGGCAGTACCTGCTGTACCGCTTCGAGGTGAGCCCCTCCTATGTGTGCAgccgcagcccctgcccacaCACTGTCGACTGCTTTGTCTCCCGCCCCACTGAGAAGACCATCTTCCTCCTCATCATGTACGCCGTCAGTGggctctgcctcttcctcaACCTCTGTGAGCTCTTGCATCTCGGTGTGGGGCGCATCCGTGATGCCCTGAGCCAAGCCGATGGCCCCCCACTCCCAACTGGCGACAGTCCTGCACCACAATACCCCAAGAAAGCCCCCAGCGCCCCCCCCACCTACCACTCCCTGAAGAAGGAGCTGCCACAAGCCGCACTGACCAACAGCAAGCTGGACTACCGGGAGAGCCTGGCCCAGGGGCGCTTTGCCCTGGCTGGAGCTCCCCCGGTGCACGAGCTGGACCGGCTGCGTGAGCACCTGCGTCTGGCCCAGGAGCACCTGGAGGTGGCCTTCCACCTCCAGCCCCCGCCAcggccccccagccctgcccgcagcAGCAGTCCCGAGGCCAACGGCATGGCCGCCGAGCAGAACCGCCTCAACCTCGCCCATGAGAAGGGGACCGCCGCCTGCGACAGGACCACGG GGCTGTGA